In the Bacillus shivajii genome, one interval contains:
- a CDS encoding RNA polymerase sigma factor, whose product MEEFERAYFLHSDEIYSYIRLLVKDEKLAEDLTQETFVKAYEGFHQFRHEAKPTTWLIRIARNVTIDYLRKKKPLLYFSLEVGLHFQSQSNVESSVVNDEQVQELYEKISRLKRSYREVIMLRKIHELSIHETANILNWSESKVKMTLHRALKKLQEQYGEEEVFQDERKS is encoded by the coding sequence ATGGAGGAATTCGAAAGAGCTTATTTCTTACATAGTGATGAAATTTATTCATATATTCGTTTGCTCGTCAAAGATGAAAAACTAGCAGAAGACTTGACTCAAGAGACTTTCGTAAAAGCTTATGAAGGTTTTCATCAGTTTCGACATGAGGCAAAACCAACAACATGGTTGATTCGTATTGCTAGAAACGTAACGATCGATTACTTGCGCAAGAAAAAACCACTTTTGTACTTCTCCCTTGAAGTCGGGTTGCATTTTCAGAGTCAGAGTAACGTAGAATCTTCCGTTGTTAATGATGAGCAAGTGCAAGAATTATACGAAAAAATCTCAAGGTTGAAACGTTCGTACCGTGAAGTGATTATGTTAAGAAAGATTCATGAACTTTCAATTCATGAAACAGCAAATATATTGAACTGGTCAGAATCGAAGGTGAAAATGACACTTCATCGAGCTTTGAAAAAACTGCAGGAACAGTACGGTGAAGAGGAGGTTTTTCAAGATGAAAGAAAATCCTAA
- the proC gene encoding pyrroline-5-carboxylate reductase, with protein sequence MKKTRILMVGAGRMAEAILSGLVTTDHPSLEKITMTNKSDKSKLTYIKDKYNVSISQKWEDEVKNHDVILLASPPHTHEDLLHKLNERMSNQLVVTVAAGIDPSYMEKRLPKGAPVCWIMPNTAAQVGKSMSTYVCGKHVQREHREVISLILSSIGEAGELTEQQVHDLTAITGSAPAFVYAFVEALEDAAVENGVTRDQARQLVKTMLNGSVAMIEAGHEPKDLCEQVASPGGSTAEGLKVLEKKGFHDLVKEAVRATNEHARSQGEK encoded by the coding sequence ATGAAGAAAACAAGGATACTTATGGTTGGTGCTGGTAGAATGGCTGAAGCGATTCTTTCAGGCCTTGTTACCACTGACCACCCATCACTAGAAAAAATTACGATGACGAATAAGTCAGATAAAAGTAAATTAACTTACATAAAAGACAAATATAATGTTTCAATCTCTCAAAAATGGGAAGATGAAGTAAAAAATCATGATGTCATCTTACTAGCTTCACCTCCACATACACATGAAGACTTATTACATAAACTAAATGAACGTATGTCAAACCAGTTAGTTGTTACAGTTGCCGCTGGTATTGACCCAAGCTATATGGAAAAAAGACTTCCAAAAGGAGCGCCAGTTTGTTGGATTATGCCTAATACAGCTGCGCAAGTTGGAAAATCCATGTCTACGTATGTTTGTGGAAAGCATGTTCAAAGAGAACACCGTGAAGTGATCTCACTTATTTTATCTTCAATAGGTGAGGCTGGAGAACTTACTGAACAACAAGTTCATGATTTAACAGCGATTACTGGAAGTGCCCCAGCTTTTGTATATGCGTTTGTCGAAGCGCTAGAAGATGCAGCAGTAGAAAATGGCGTAACACGTGATCAAGCAAGACAACTTGTGAAAACAATGTTAAATGGATCCGTCGCGATGATCGAAGCAGGACATGAACCAAAAGATCTTTGTGAGCAAGTTGCGTCACCTGGCGGGTCTACAGCAGAAGGGTTAAAAGTACTAGAAAAAAAAGGGTTTCACGATCTAGTAAAAGAAGCCGTTCGTGCTACGAATGAACACGCGAGAAGCCAAGGCGAAAAATAA
- a CDS encoding alkaline phosphatase, whose product MLIKSLRILMLICLIFAIAACAPEEDQNQTEDVTGDNGIEEEQAEEGEGEEAGAPQPKNVIVMIGDGMGMGQMEVARLFEHGKEGELFMETLPNVALSRTYSADNIVTDSAAAGTALANGDKTNNGMLGVGPDGDELTSVIDIFKEQGKTVGIVSTNTVTDATPAGFVAKVEHRSGQDEIARHIFDGQYDIALGGGENFFLPDAQDGNDLLQDFEDEGYDIVRNQEELDDYEPAADSKLLGLFNPSFMNYVSDREVRDSEEPTLIEMSEKAIEIASQNEDGFFLMLEGARIDHASHAADFVGIWKETVEFDNAVETVVDWAEEDGETLVVVLSDHETMGIAASEVMDIEALKEVGVSPEYISQQLEIDEDTGNFTAASIREVLQEYANIEVTEEEISEFQENVWDNDDPEGRLILAHEIGWEVGSIIANHYRAGVMDRQVREESATGGHTGNMVPVFATGVGAEKFNGVLDNTEIPRMVAEISGFEFELQEAE is encoded by the coding sequence ATGTTAATAAAGAGTTTACGGATCCTTATGCTAATTTGTTTAATTTTTGCAATTGCAGCGTGTGCGCCAGAAGAAGATCAAAATCAAACAGAAGATGTGACAGGAGACAATGGTATAGAAGAAGAGCAAGCTGAAGAAGGCGAAGGGGAAGAAGCCGGAGCTCCACAACCTAAAAATGTCATTGTCATGATTGGTGACGGAATGGGGATGGGCCAAATGGAGGTTGCCCGTCTCTTCGAGCATGGAAAAGAAGGCGAATTGTTTATGGAAACACTACCTAACGTCGCACTTTCAAGAACATATTCTGCAGACAACATTGTTACTGACTCAGCAGCAGCAGGGACAGCTTTAGCAAACGGTGATAAAACAAATAACGGGATGCTTGGGGTAGGACCAGATGGCGATGAGTTAACGAGTGTCATCGATATTTTTAAAGAACAAGGCAAAACAGTTGGGATTGTCTCTACGAACACGGTAACAGATGCAACACCTGCAGGGTTTGTTGCAAAAGTTGAGCACCGTTCAGGGCAAGATGAAATTGCACGGCATATCTTTGATGGTCAGTATGATATTGCATTAGGTGGTGGAGAAAACTTCTTTTTACCTGATGCTCAAGATGGGAATGACTTACTTCAAGACTTTGAAGACGAAGGCTATGACATTGTTCGGAATCAAGAAGAGTTAGATGATTATGAGCCTGCCGCTGACTCGAAACTCTTAGGTTTATTCAACCCATCTTTTATGAATTACGTAAGTGACCGAGAAGTAAGAGATAGTGAAGAGCCGACATTAATTGAAATGTCTGAAAAAGCAATAGAAATTGCATCACAAAATGAAGATGGCTTTTTCCTAATGCTAGAAGGAGCTAGAATTGACCACGCTTCTCACGCAGCAGATTTTGTTGGGATTTGGAAAGAGACAGTAGAATTTGATAATGCGGTCGAGACTGTTGTAGATTGGGCCGAAGAGGATGGTGAAACGTTAGTTGTTGTTTTATCTGACCATGAAACGATGGGGATCGCAGCTTCTGAGGTAATGGATATTGAAGCACTAAAAGAAGTTGGCGTCTCGCCGGAGTATATTTCACAACAATTAGAGATCGATGAAGATACAGGAAACTTTACTGCTGCAAGCATTCGTGAAGTACTTCAAGAGTATGCAAATATTGAAGTAACAGAGGAAGAAATTAGTGAGTTCCAAGAAAATGTATGGGATAACGACGATCCTGAAGGACGCCTGATTTTAGCACACGAAATTGGTTGGGAAGTAGGAAGTATTATTGCGAACCATTACCGAGCTGGTGTGATGGATCGCCAAGTGAGAGAAGAAAGTGCAACTGGCGGTCATACTGGAAATATGGTTCCGGTGTTCGCAACGGGTGTAGGCGCTGAAAAATTTAATGGTGTACTTGATAATACTGAAATCCCAAGAATGGTTGCTGAAATAAGTGGTTTTGAATTTGAACTTCAAGAAGCTGAATAA
- the leuS gene encoding leucine--tRNA ligase, which produces MAFDHQAIENKWQKHWEENKTFKTEEDATKEKFYALDMFPYPSGAGLHVGHPEGYTATDILSRMKRMQGYNVLHPMGWDAFGLPAEQYALDTGNHPREFTLQNVDTFRRQIKALGFSYDWDREVNTTDENYYKWTQWIFLKLYEKGLAYVDEVAVNWCPALGTVLANEEVIDGKSERGGHPVERRPMKQWMLKITAYADRLLEDLDDLDWPESLKDMQRNWIGRSEGADVHFDIDGTDDTITVFTTRPDTLYGSTYLVLSPEHILVEKITTSEQEQDVSDYKQKVATKSDLERTELAKEKTGVFTGAFALHPVTGEKLPIWIADYVLVNYGTGAIMAVPGHDERDYEFAQTFNLPIKEVVSGGDLSKEAYTGDGPHVNSDFLNGLENEEAIKKMIQWLEENKKGTQKVTYRLRDWLFSRQRYWGEPIPIIHFEDGTMKPVPEEELPLTLPEMDDFKPAGTGESPLANNEEWLYVKDKETGEIGRRETNTMPQWAGSCWYYLRYIDPNNDEQLADPEKLKKWLPVDIYIGGAEHAVLHLLYARFWHKFLYDIGVVPTKEPFQKLFNQGMILGENNEKMSKSKGNVVNPDDIIESHGADTLRLYEMFMGPLDASIAWSTTGLDGARRFLDRVWRLIVTDGDELNSVIVDDEVSESMTRTYHQTVKKVTEDFEELRFNTGISQMMVFVNEAYKEEKLSKSQLEGFVKLLSPVAPHIAEELWTRLGHTESITYQSWPVYDETLLVENEVEIVVQVNGKVRSKLVIAKDATKEEMEQKAVALEKVQEEISGKTVRKVIAVPGKLVNIVAN; this is translated from the coding sequence ATGGCCTTTGACCATCAAGCCATAGAAAATAAGTGGCAAAAACATTGGGAAGAAAATAAAACGTTTAAAACAGAAGAAGATGCAACGAAAGAGAAGTTTTATGCATTGGATATGTTTCCATACCCTTCAGGAGCGGGCCTTCACGTAGGTCATCCAGAAGGATATACCGCAACAGACATTTTGTCTCGTATGAAACGAATGCAAGGGTATAACGTTTTGCATCCGATGGGGTGGGATGCGTTCGGCCTTCCAGCTGAGCAATATGCATTAGATACAGGAAACCATCCACGTGAATTTACACTACAAAATGTCGACACGTTCAGAAGACAAATTAAAGCACTCGGTTTTTCTTACGATTGGGACCGCGAAGTAAATACGACAGATGAAAACTATTACAAATGGACGCAATGGATTTTCTTAAAGCTTTATGAAAAAGGTCTTGCGTATGTTGATGAAGTTGCCGTGAATTGGTGCCCTGCACTTGGTACAGTACTTGCCAACGAAGAAGTTATCGATGGAAAGAGCGAACGTGGCGGACACCCAGTAGAACGTCGTCCGATGAAGCAGTGGATGTTAAAAATTACAGCATATGCTGATCGGCTATTAGAGGACCTTGATGACCTTGACTGGCCAGAAAGCTTAAAGGATATGCAACGTAATTGGATTGGCCGCTCTGAAGGGGCAGATGTTCACTTTGATATCGATGGAACAGACGACACGATCACGGTATTTACAACTCGTCCAGACACCCTATATGGATCGACATATCTTGTTCTATCCCCAGAGCATATACTCGTTGAGAAAATTACGACGTCTGAGCAAGAGCAAGATGTATCCGATTATAAACAAAAAGTTGCAACGAAAAGTGATCTAGAGAGAACAGAGCTTGCGAAAGAAAAAACAGGTGTATTTACTGGAGCATTTGCACTTCATCCAGTCACGGGTGAAAAGCTGCCAATTTGGATTGCAGACTATGTACTTGTCAACTACGGAACTGGAGCGATTATGGCTGTTCCAGGTCATGACGAACGCGACTATGAATTTGCACAAACATTTAACCTACCTATTAAAGAAGTCGTTTCAGGTGGAGATTTATCAAAAGAAGCCTACACTGGTGATGGTCCACACGTAAACTCGGATTTCCTTAATGGTCTGGAAAATGAAGAAGCAATTAAGAAAATGATTCAATGGTTAGAAGAGAATAAAAAAGGGACGCAAAAGGTCACGTACCGCCTTCGTGATTGGTTATTTAGCCGTCAACGTTATTGGGGGGAGCCAATTCCAATCATTCACTTTGAAGATGGGACGATGAAACCTGTTCCAGAAGAAGAACTGCCGCTTACCCTTCCAGAAATGGATGACTTTAAGCCAGCAGGAACAGGGGAATCCCCATTAGCGAATAACGAAGAGTGGCTTTATGTAAAGGATAAAGAAACAGGAGAAATTGGCCGTCGTGAAACGAATACGATGCCACAGTGGGCAGGAAGTTGCTGGTATTATCTTCGTTACATTGATCCAAATAACGATGAACAATTAGCAGATCCTGAAAAACTAAAGAAGTGGCTACCAGTCGACATTTATATTGGTGGAGCAGAACATGCTGTACTCCACTTGTTATATGCGAGGTTCTGGCATAAGTTCTTATATGATATTGGGGTTGTTCCAACGAAAGAGCCATTCCAGAAGCTGTTTAACCAAGGGATGATTCTTGGGGAAAACAACGAGAAAATGAGTAAGTCAAAAGGGAATGTTGTAAATCCTGATGACATTATTGAGTCACATGGTGCTGATACGCTTCGCCTTTACGAAATGTTTATGGGTCCACTGGATGCATCGATTGCATGGAGTACAACAGGATTAGATGGAGCACGTCGTTTCTTAGATCGTGTTTGGAGATTAATTGTCACTGATGGTGATGAGTTGAATTCTGTGATTGTCGACGATGAAGTAAGCGAATCAATGACGAGAACGTACCATCAAACAGTAAAGAAAGTGACGGAAGACTTTGAAGAGCTTCGCTTTAACACAGGCATCTCACAAATGATGGTATTTGTTAACGAAGCCTATAAAGAAGAAAAACTTTCTAAATCACAACTAGAAGGGTTCGTGAAGCTTCTTTCACCAGTCGCTCCTCATATTGCTGAAGAGCTATGGACCCGTCTCGGACATACGGAGTCAATCACTTATCAATCTTGGCCAGTGTACGACGAAACCTTACTTGTCGAAAACGAAGTAGAAATTGTTGTCCAAGTTAATGGGAAAGTCCGTTCAAAGCTTGTTATCGCCAAAGATGCAACAAAAGAAGAAATGGAGCAAAAAGCAGTTGCTCTTGAGAAAGTCCAAGAAGAAATCAGTGGCAAAACTGTTCGAAAAGTTATTGCTGTTCCAGGAAAACTTGTAAATATTGTTGCAAATTAA
- a CDS encoding secondary thiamine-phosphate synthase enzyme YjbQ has protein sequence MVKKVSLNTNHRDEMIDVTKAVRDYVDSTGVESGVVYIYCAHTTAGITINENADPDVKHDMLMRLDEVYPWTHEKYRHAEGNSASHLKASTVGPSQMVIIEEGKLILGTWQGIYFCEFDGPRSRNFYLKVIEG, from the coding sequence ATGGTTAAAAAGGTTTCATTGAATACAAATCACCGTGATGAAATGATTGATGTGACAAAAGCAGTGAGAGACTATGTCGACTCTACTGGTGTAGAAAGTGGTGTTGTTTATATTTACTGTGCACACACTACTGCAGGCATTACAATAAATGAAAATGCTGATCCAGACGTAAAGCACGATATGCTCATGCGGTTAGATGAAGTATATCCTTGGACACATGAAAAATACCGTCATGCGGAAGGAAATTCTGCGTCTCACTTAAAAGCAAGTACAGTAGGCCCCTCACAGATGGTGATCATTGAAGAGGGAAAATTAATTCTTGGAACGTGGCAAGGCATTTATTTTTGTGAATTTGACGGACCGAGATCAAGAAACTTTTACTTAAAAGTAATAGAAGGATAA
- the thiO gene encoding glycine oxidase ThiO yields MGERVIVLGGGIIGLSVAYESQKRGYDVTVLEKVACGGQASGAAAGMLAPYSEIEEDPDDFFRLCLKSLKLFPSWQEAVRKESNIDFEYTNSGSLHCVYHEADLLSLQSRQQWQGDFGAEAYILQGDELFTREPELSKDIIAAMYYPEESHVYAPDYVKALEQACRNIGVKIYDHLEQVDVKSWQDEVSLRAKGGQIFHGDRLVVCSGAWALELEETFEVPIPVQPIRGQICAYEVPQGKVNHIIFSSQGYLVPKGNGTLVNGASEDISGFDTSVTEKGIARLTKWNKKILPFLENENPFHKWAGLRPATLDGFPLIGKLSHAPHIIFATGHYRNGILLSPVTGEVVADLLDNKNSDVSIEAFSPERFY; encoded by the coding sequence ATGGGAGAACGAGTCATTGTTTTAGGTGGAGGGATTATTGGCTTATCCGTTGCCTACGAGAGTCAAAAGCGCGGGTATGACGTAACTGTTCTTGAAAAAGTCGCTTGTGGAGGACAAGCATCCGGTGCTGCAGCTGGTATGCTTGCTCCTTACTCTGAGATCGAAGAAGATCCAGACGACTTTTTCAGACTCTGCTTAAAAAGCTTGAAGCTATTCCCTTCATGGCAAGAAGCCGTTAGAAAAGAATCAAACATTGATTTTGAATATACGAACTCAGGAAGCTTACATTGTGTTTATCATGAAGCAGACTTACTATCGCTTCAGTCGAGACAACAATGGCAAGGGGATTTTGGAGCTGAAGCCTACATTTTACAAGGTGATGAACTTTTTACGCGTGAACCAGAACTTTCAAAAGATATTATTGCTGCAATGTATTATCCTGAAGAAAGTCACGTTTATGCTCCTGATTATGTAAAAGCGTTAGAACAAGCTTGCCGTAATATTGGCGTTAAAATCTACGATCATTTAGAACAAGTCGACGTAAAAAGCTGGCAAGACGAAGTTTCTCTAAGAGCAAAAGGTGGACAAATTTTTCATGGTGATAGGCTCGTCGTTTGTTCTGGAGCTTGGGCTTTGGAATTAGAGGAAACGTTTGAAGTGCCCATTCCAGTTCAGCCAATTCGTGGGCAAATTTGTGCGTATGAAGTACCACAAGGAAAAGTAAATCATATTATTTTTTCTAGCCAAGGTTATCTTGTTCCAAAAGGAAATGGTACGCTTGTGAATGGCGCGAGCGAAGATATTTCAGGTTTTGATACGTCTGTAACTGAAAAAGGTATTGCTAGACTAACGAAATGGAATAAGAAAATCCTTCCTTTCTTAGAAAACGAAAATCCTTTTCATAAATGGGCAGGATTGCGACCTGCAACGCTCGATGGTTTTCCATTAATCGGCAAACTATCTCATGCTCCTCATATAATATTCGCAACGGGGCACTACAGAAACGGAATTTTACTAAGTCCAGTGACAGGTGAAGTTGTTGCTGACTTATTAGATAACAAAAACAGCGACGTGTCGATCGAAGCTTTTTCACCTGAGAGGTTTTATTGA
- a CDS encoding BaiN/RdsA family NAD(P)/FAD-dependent oxidoreductase, producing MYDVIVIGGGPAGLMASVAAGEHGAKVLLIDKGNKLGRKLAISGGGRCNVTNRADVEEIINNIPGNGRFMYSPFSVFNNEDIISFFENLGIELKQEDRGRMFPVNDKAITVVRTLLERVRTLNVELKTKTEVKDLLLDQENKVVQGVQLMSGEKIEAPNVIVAVGGKSVPHTGSTGDGYPWAKKAGHKITDLYPTEVPITANDSFIKDKSLQGLSLRDVTLTVIDPKKNKPIKTHEGDMVFTHFGVSGPIALRCSQYVVKVKQKHKVNRVPMEIDLFPEKHEDQIIQDIEKTLNQQPKKAIKNALNGFIPERLIPVMLHLSEINPLTVKAEISKEKMRKLSYHLKHFPLHATGTLSIEKAFVTGGGVSVKEVKPKEMESKFMKGLFFCGEVLDLHGYTGGYNITVAFSTGYTAGRSAAMNQWES from the coding sequence ATGTATGACGTAATTGTTATAGGAGGAGGCCCTGCAGGACTAATGGCCTCTGTAGCAGCAGGAGAACACGGAGCAAAGGTTCTTCTTATTGATAAGGGAAATAAATTAGGGAGAAAACTTGCGATCTCTGGTGGGGGAAGATGTAATGTCACCAATCGAGCCGATGTTGAAGAGATCATAAACAACATTCCAGGAAATGGCCGATTCATGTATAGTCCGTTTTCGGTTTTTAACAATGAAGATATTATCTCGTTTTTCGAGAACTTAGGAATCGAGTTAAAGCAGGAGGACCGTGGCCGAATGTTTCCTGTAAACGACAAAGCGATTACGGTCGTTCGCACATTACTCGAACGGGTAAGAACTCTTAATGTTGAATTAAAGACCAAAACAGAAGTGAAAGACCTGTTATTAGACCAGGAAAACAAAGTTGTTCAAGGTGTACAATTGATGTCTGGAGAAAAAATTGAGGCTCCTAATGTCATCGTTGCTGTCGGAGGAAAATCAGTTCCACACACTGGCTCAACTGGAGACGGCTACCCATGGGCGAAAAAAGCTGGTCATAAGATTACAGACCTATACCCAACAGAAGTTCCAATTACGGCAAACGACTCATTCATTAAAGATAAGTCTCTTCAAGGACTTTCACTGCGTGATGTCACATTAACAGTTATTGATCCGAAGAAAAACAAACCGATCAAAACGCATGAAGGTGATATGGTTTTTACTCATTTTGGAGTCTCTGGGCCCATTGCGCTTCGGTGTAGTCAATATGTTGTAAAAGTAAAACAAAAACATAAAGTCAATCGTGTACCAATGGAGATAGATCTGTTCCCTGAAAAACATGAAGATCAAATAATACAAGACATTGAAAAAACGTTAAATCAACAGCCCAAAAAGGCAATAAAAAATGCGCTAAACGGATTCATCCCAGAGCGTTTGATCCCAGTCATGCTTCATCTATCAGAGATTAATCCACTAACAGTAAAAGCGGAGATTTCCAAAGAAAAGATGCGAAAATTATCGTACCATTTAAAACACTTCCCGCTCCATGCAACGGGGACATTATCGATTGAAAAAGCGTTCGTAACTGGCGGAGGTGTATCAGTAAAAGAAGTGAAACCAAAAGAAATGGAATCAAAATTTATGAAAGGTCTATTTTTCTGTGGTGAAGTTCTTGATCTTCACGGCTATACAGGTGGATACAACATCACCGTTGCCTTTTCAACCGGATATACCGCTGGACGATCCGCTGCAATGAATCAATGGGAATCATAA
- a CDS encoding thiazole synthase, translated as MNHNDKLIIGGKELNSRFFIGTGRYPNPFVQNEAIKASGSEVLTFAIRRVNLEEPDEDAILQHLDGQPFTYLPNTSGANTAEEAIRIARLARASGLSDWIKIEVSVNEKTLLPDPVETLKATEVLANEGFTVLPYTSDDPVLCKRLEEAGAAAVMPGAAPIGTGLGILNPYNLSLIVEEANVPIIVDAGIGSAQDVVQAMELGVDGILMNTPVAKAKDPVKMAKAMKMAIEAGRMSYLAGRIPKKRYATASSEYKDQILK; from the coding sequence ATGAATCATAACGATAAACTAATCATTGGCGGTAAAGAATTAAATTCCCGCTTTTTCATTGGAACTGGTAGATACCCAAATCCTTTTGTACAAAATGAAGCAATTAAAGCTTCAGGATCAGAAGTTTTAACGTTTGCTATTCGTAGAGTTAACCTTGAAGAACCAGATGAAGATGCGATTTTACAACATCTGGATGGACAACCATTCACCTATTTACCGAACACATCAGGAGCAAATACAGCAGAAGAAGCGATTCGAATTGCAAGACTAGCAAGAGCATCTGGGTTAAGTGACTGGATAAAAATTGAAGTAAGTGTTAATGAAAAAACGTTGTTACCCGATCCTGTGGAGACGTTAAAAGCTACGGAAGTATTAGCAAACGAAGGTTTCACCGTTCTTCCTTATACGTCTGATGATCCTGTTCTTTGTAAACGTCTAGAAGAAGCAGGCGCTGCCGCTGTCATGCCCGGAGCTGCTCCGATTGGGACAGGGTTAGGAATCTTAAATCCTTACAACTTATCTTTAATTGTTGAAGAAGCAAATGTTCCTATCATTGTTGATGCTGGGATTGGCTCAGCACAAGACGTTGTGCAGGCAATGGAGTTAGGTGTAGACGGCATTTTAATGAACACACCTGTTGCAAAAGCAAAAGACCCAGTAAAAATGGCAAAAGCAATGAAAATGGCGATTGAAGCTGGACGCATGTCTTATCTAGCTGGTCGCATCCCGAAAAAACGTTATGCAACAGCAAGTAGTGAATATAAAGATCAAATTTTAAAATAA